The Apium graveolens cultivar Ventura chromosome 11, ASM990537v1, whole genome shotgun sequence genome has a window encoding:
- the LOC141695436 gene encoding uncharacterized protein LOC141695436 — MTLKFGDPDLEGLKFLQDDPLVITPIIGNCHVMRVLVDNGAFVDILFHNTFIRMGYNDSQLTPSDAPIYGFNHMECKVKGAIQLAIIIGEEPREATQMLNFQVVKAASTYNAIIGRTGIHTFKVVPSTYHMVLKFPTRNSVGEARGDHKMAHSFYVITLRPDRTGGQPAEDLVPIPFDPLDPEKVTYIGASLDKPLKDRIKTFLQENNDAFTWTVAKMPGIDPNLITHRLKVDPTRKAVKKKKRTYAPDRLEAIKKEVEKLLEARFIEEVQFPEWLANPVMVKKANGKWMMCIDFTDLNDACTKNCYPYQGLIP, encoded by the exons ATGACACTTAAATTCGGTGACccagaccttgaaggtttgaaatttcTTCAGGATGATCCTCTGGTTATCACTCCGATAATTGGAAATTGTCATGTTATGAGGGTCCTAGTGGACAATGGAGCTTTCGTGGACATTCTGTTCCATAATACATTCATAAGGATGGGCTACAATGACTCTCAACTAACTCCATCCGACGCACCCATCTACGGGTTTAACCATATGGAATGTAAAGTCAAGGGAGCAATACAACTTGCCATAATAATCGGGGAAGAGCCCAGGGAGGCCACGCAAATGTTGAACTTTCAAGTTGTGAAGGCAGCCTCTACCTACAATGCCATCATTGGTAGGACAGGGATCCACACTTTTAAGGTTGTGCCCTCAACTTACCATATGGTACTGAAGTTCCCAACTAGGAACAGTGTTGGAGAAGCAAGAGGAGATCATAAAATGGCCCACAGTTTCTATGTCATAACACTTAGGCCCGATAGAACCGGGGGGCAG CCAGCTGAGGACTTGGTCCCAATTCCCTTTGATCCCTTAGACCCAGAAAAGGTCACATACATTGGGGCATCTTTGGACAAGCCCTTGAAGGATCGAATAAAAACTTTTCTCCAAGAGAACAATGATGCATTCACTTGGACAGTAGCTAAAATGCCTGGGATTGACCCGAACCTTATAACTCATAGGTTGAAGGTTGATCCAACTCGAAAGGCTgtaaagaaaaagaagagaacttatgcccctgatAGACTGGAAGCCATTAAGAAGGAGGTCGAGAAGCTTTTAGAAGCTAGATTTATTGAGGAAGTACAATTCCCTGAATGGTTGGCCAACCCTGTAATGGTTAAGAAAGCCAATGGAAAGTGGATGATGTGTATTGACTTCACTGATTTAAATGATGCATGTACCAAGAACTGTTAcccc